Proteins co-encoded in one Lynx canadensis isolate LIC74 chromosome C1, mLynCan4.pri.v2, whole genome shotgun sequence genomic window:
- the EXO5 gene encoding exonuclease V, which yields MAENGEEETGSVEASGFSDLSDSELLEYLDLEDTQESSASLSKPGPSSELPGKDDKLTSLPKWKRGLDVSSPMERFHLKYLYVTDLSTQDWCEQQMVYGKELPGFLAPEKAAVLDTGASIHLARELEVHDLVTVPTTTKEDAWAVKFLNILSMIPVLQSEGRIREFPVFGEVEGVLLVGVIDELHYTAKGELELAELKTRRRPMLPSEAQKKKDCFQISLYKYIFDAMVQGKVTSASLIHHTKLCPDKPLGPSVLRHARQGGFSVKSLGDLMELVFLSLTLSDLPVIDILKIEYIHQETATVLGTEIVAFEEKEVRGKVQHYMAYWMGHREPQGVDVEEAWKCRTCNYADICEWRKGGGVPSSILEPLAKKVK from the coding sequence ATGGCAGAGAATGGGGAAGAGGAGACGGGGTCAGTAGAGGCCTCAGGGTTCTCAGACTTGAGTGACTCAGAGTTGCTAGAGTATCTGGACCTGGAAGATACTCAGGAGTCAAGTGCATCACTTAGCAAGCCTGGTCCTTCTTCTGAACTCCCTGGGAAGGATGACAAGCTCACAAGCTTACCAAAATGGAAAAGAGGATTGGATGTCTCATCACCTATGGAGCGATTCCACCTTAAATATTTGTATGTCACTGACTTGTCTACTCAAGACTGGTGTGAACAGCAAATGGTATATGGGAAGGAGCTTCCTGGTTTCTTGGCTCCTGAGAAGGCAGCTGTTTTGGACACCGGTGCCAGCATCCACCTAGCTAGAGAACTAGAAGTTCATGATCTTGTGACTGTCCCCACCACCACTAAAGAAGATGCTTGGGCAGTTAagtttttgaatatattatcAATGATTCCTGTCCTGCAGTCAGAAGGACGCATCAGAGAGTTTCCAGTGTTTGGAGAAGTGGAGGGTGTGCTGCTTGTTGGAGTAATTGATGAGCTGCACTATACCGCCAAGGGGGAACTGGAACTGGCTGAACTTAAGACACGCAGGCGCCCTATGCTCCCTTCGGAAGCTCAGAAGAAAAAAGACTGTTTTCAAATCAGCCTATACAAATATATCTTTGATGCCATGGTTCAAGGGAAAGTGACCAGCGCTAGCCTAATCCACCACACAAAATTATGTCCAGACAAGCCACTGGGACCTTCAGTGCTGAGGCATGCCCGGCAGGGAGGCTTCTCTGTAAAGTCCTTGGGTGACCTCATGGAGCTAGTCTTCTTGTCTCTAACACTGTCTGACCTCCCAGTTATTGATATCCTAAAGATTGAGTACATCCACCAAGAGACTGCCACAGTGCTGGGTACAGAGATTGTGGCCTTTGAAGAGAAGGAGGTGAGAGGCAAGGTGCAGCACTATATGGCCTACTGGATGGGCCACCGAGAGCCTCAAGGGGTTGATGTGGAGGAGGCTTGGAAGTGCCGGACATGCAACTATGCAGATATCTGTGAATGGAGGAAGGGTGGTGGGGTGCCCAGCTCCATTCTAGAGCCCCTAgccaaaaaagtgaaatga